The Streptomyces pactum genome contains a region encoding:
- a CDS encoding fumarate hydratase codes for MPEFAYTDLLPQGEDTTPYRLVTSEGVTTFEADGRTFLKVEPEALRQLAEEAVHDIQHYLRPAHLAQLRRIIDDPEASGNDKFVALDLLKNANIAAAGVLPMCQDTGTAIVMGKRGQNVLTAGGDEEALSRGIHDAYKNLNLRYSQMAPLTMWEEKNTGSNLPAQIELYATDGGAYKFLFMAKGGGSANKSFLYQETKAVLNEVSMMKFLEEKIRSLGTAACPPYHLAIVVGGTSAEYALKTAKYASAHYLDEIPAEGSELGHGFRDQDLEEKVFELTQKIGIGAQFGGKYFCHDVRVVRLPRHGASCPVAIAVSCSADRQAVAKITAEGVFLEQLETDPARFLPETTDEQLDEAGDVVKVDLNQPMDDILAELTKHPVKTRLSLTGPLVVARDIAHAKIKERLDAGEEMPQYLKDHPVYYAGPAKTPQGYASGSFGPTTAGRMDSYVEQFQAAGGSKVMLAKGNRSKQVTDACDAHGGFYLGSIGGPAARLAQDCIKKVEVVEYEELGMEAVWKIEVEDFPAFIVVDDKGNDFFQDPAPAPTFTSIPVRGPGLA; via the coding sequence ATGCCTGAGTTCGCGTACACCGATCTGCTCCCCCAGGGAGAGGACACCACTCCGTACCGGCTGGTGACCTCCGAGGGTGTCACCACCTTCGAGGCCGACGGGCGGACCTTCCTCAAGGTGGAGCCGGAGGCGCTGCGCCAACTGGCCGAGGAGGCCGTCCACGACATCCAGCACTACCTGCGCCCCGCCCACCTGGCGCAGTTGCGCCGCATCATCGACGACCCCGAGGCGTCGGGCAACGACAAGTTCGTGGCGCTGGACCTGCTGAAGAACGCGAACATCGCGGCGGCGGGCGTGCTGCCCATGTGCCAGGACACCGGCACGGCGATCGTCATGGGCAAGCGCGGCCAGAACGTCCTGACGGCGGGCGGTGACGAGGAGGCCCTGAGCCGGGGCATCCACGACGCCTACAAGAACCTGAACCTGCGCTACTCGCAGATGGCTCCGCTCACCATGTGGGAGGAGAAGAACACCGGCTCCAACCTCCCGGCCCAGATCGAGCTGTACGCGACCGACGGCGGCGCCTACAAGTTCCTGTTCATGGCCAAGGGCGGCGGGTCGGCCAACAAGTCGTTCCTCTACCAGGAGACGAAGGCCGTCCTGAACGAGGTCTCCATGATGAAGTTCCTGGAGGAGAAGATCCGCTCGCTGGGCACGGCCGCCTGTCCGCCCTACCACCTGGCGATCGTGGTCGGCGGCACGTCGGCCGAGTACGCGCTGAAGACCGCGAAGTACGCCTCCGCGCACTACCTGGACGAGATCCCGGCCGAGGGCTCCGAGCTCGGGCACGGCTTCCGGGACCAGGACCTGGAGGAGAAGGTCTTCGAGCTGACGCAGAAGATCGGCATCGGCGCGCAGTTCGGCGGCAAGTACTTCTGCCACGACGTGCGCGTGGTACGGCTGCCGCGGCACGGGGCGTCCTGCCCGGTCGCCATCGCGGTGTCCTGCTCGGCGGACCGGCAGGCGGTCGCGAAGATCACCGCCGAGGGCGTCTTCCTGGAGCAGTTGGAGACCGACCCGGCGCGGTTCCTGCCGGAGACGACGGACGAGCAGCTCGACGAGGCCGGCGACGTCGTGAAGGTCGACCTCAACCAGCCGATGGACGACATCCTGGCCGAGCTGACGAAGCACCCGGTCAAGACCCGGCTGTCCCTGACCGGCCCGCTGGTCGTGGCCCGCGACATCGCGCACGCCAAGATCAAGGAGCGGCTGGACGCGGGCGAGGAGATGCCGCAGTACCTGAAGGACCACCCGGTGTACTACGCCGGACCGGCGAAGACGCCCCAGGGGTACGCGTCCGGGTCCTTCGGTCCGACGACGGCCGGGCGCATGGACTCCTACGTCGAGCAGTTCCAGGCGGCGGGCGGCTCCAAGGTGATGCTGGCGAAGGGCAACCGGAGCAAGCAGGTCACCGACGCGTGCGACGCGCACGGCGGCTTCTACCTCGGCTCCATCGGCGGCCCGGCGGCCCGGCTCGCCCAGGACTGCATCAAGAAGGTCGAGGTCGTCGAGTACGAGGAGCTCGGCATGGAGGCGGTCTGGAAGATCGAGGTCGAGGACTTCCCGGCGTTCATCGTGGTGGACGACAAGGGCAACGACTTCTTCCAGGACCCGGCGCCGGCCCCGACGTTCACGTCCATTCCGGTACGGGGCCCCGGACTCGCCTGA
- the fomD gene encoding cytidylyl-2-hydroxypropylphosphonate hydrolase: protein MADGEAVRAATEAEAEVGAPAAPAGYWAPGSHILWRYRENGGPHLHIARPVTVVRDDADLLAVWLAPGTECVKPVLADGTPVHLEPLASRYTKPRAVQRDRWFGTGVLKLARPGAPWSVWLFWDPDWRFKNWYVNLEEPLARWEGGVDSEDHFLDISVHPDRTWHWRDEDEFAQAQRDRLVDARLAERVRKAGRAAVAEVRAWGSPFADGWEHWRPDPSWAVPSLPGDWDRTPAHVSS from the coding sequence ATGGCAGACGGTGAAGCGGTGCGCGCGGCGACGGAAGCGGAGGCGGAGGTGGGCGCCCCGGCGGCCCCGGCGGGGTACTGGGCGCCCGGCAGCCACATCCTGTGGCGGTACCGGGAGAACGGCGGTCCGCACCTGCACATCGCGCGCCCCGTCACCGTCGTACGGGACGACGCCGACCTGCTCGCCGTGTGGCTGGCGCCCGGCACCGAGTGTGTGAAGCCGGTGCTCGCCGACGGCACGCCCGTGCACCTGGAACCGCTGGCGTCGCGCTACACCAAACCGCGCGCCGTGCAGCGCGACCGGTGGTTCGGTACGGGTGTGCTGAAGCTGGCCCGGCCCGGCGCGCCCTGGTCGGTGTGGCTGTTCTGGGACCCGGACTGGCGGTTCAAGAACTGGTACGTGAACCTGGAGGAACCGCTGGCCCGTTGGGAGGGCGGGGTCGACTCCGAGGACCACTTCCTGGACATCTCCGTCCACCCGGACCGCACCTGGCACTGGCGGGACGAGGACGAGTTCGCGCAGGCCCAGCGGGACCGGCTGGTGGACGCCCGGCTCGCCGAGCGGGTGCGCAAGGCGGGGCGTGCCGCGGTGGCGGAGGTCCGGGCCTGGGGCTCCCCCTTCGCGGACGGCTGGGAACACTGGCGGCCGGATCCGTCCTGGGCGGTACCGTCGCTGCCGGGGGACTGGGACCGCACGCCCGCGCACGTGTCCTCATGA
- a CDS encoding malonic semialdehyde reductase — protein sequence MSLVLDPAAQDLLFREARTANTFTDEPVTDEQVQAIYDLVKYGPTAFNQSPLRITLVRSPEARERLVRHMAEGNQPKTASAPLVAILSADNEFHEELPQLFPHFPQAKDAFFSERPVREGAATLNAALQAAYFIVGVRAAGLAAGPMTGLDFDGVRKEFLDDDHTPLMVVNIGRPGPDSWFPRSPRLAYDEVVTTV from the coding sequence ATGTCTCTCGTTCTTGACCCCGCCGCCCAGGACCTGCTGTTCCGCGAGGCCCGCACCGCGAACACCTTCACCGACGAGCCGGTGACCGACGAGCAGGTGCAGGCGATCTACGACCTGGTCAAGTACGGCCCGACCGCCTTCAACCAGTCGCCCCTGCGCATCACGCTGGTCCGCTCCCCCGAGGCCCGCGAGCGCCTCGTCCGGCACATGGCCGAGGGCAACCAGCCCAAGACGGCGTCCGCACCGCTGGTCGCGATCCTGTCGGCGGACAACGAGTTCCACGAGGAGCTGCCGCAGCTCTTCCCGCACTTCCCGCAGGCCAAGGACGCCTTCTTCAGCGAGCGCCCGGTGCGGGAGGGCGCGGCCACGCTGAACGCCGCCCTGCAGGCCGCGTACTTCATCGTCGGCGTCCGCGCCGCGGGCCTGGCCGCCGGCCCCATGACCGGCCTCGACTTCGACGGCGTCCGCAAGGAGTTCCTGGACGACGACCACACCCCGCTGATGGTCGTCAACATCGGCCGCCCGGGCCCGGACTCCTGGTTCCCGCGCTCCCCGCGCCTGGCGTACGACGAGGTCGTCACCACGGTCTGA
- a CDS encoding IS30 family transposase has protein sequence MRTAHDWDQGIRQIGHSRLRPDGRLIVYKTGVTIIQPPLAAVDAPLHPRFLNVAERETIADMHRAGHSLRAIGRALGRPASTVKREIDARAVDGVYRPHRAQRTWAESRSRPKTSKLAADGPLRRYVEDKLRERWSPEQISHAVVIEFPDDESMRVSPETIYQAIYVQARGGLRREIAVALRSGRTRRKPHRSPEQRTRRFVDEMVMISERPAEVEDRAVPGHWEGDLIVGPRSDSAIVTLVERSTRYVMLGHLPGGHTAEEVRDVLVPLIQTLPEHLRGSLTWDQGCEMASHKQLTVATGVPVYFCDPHSPWQRGSNENTNGLLRQYFPKGTDLSAHSAEDLEHVAQQLNGRPRKTLGWRTPAECLRDLLTAA, from the coding sequence GTGCGCACGGCCCACGACTGGGACCAGGGCATCCGGCAGATCGGCCATTCGCGACTGCGCCCTGACGGCCGCCTGATCGTCTATAAGACCGGTGTGACCATCATCCAGCCGCCTCTCGCGGCGGTCGACGCGCCGCTGCACCCCAGGTTCCTGAACGTGGCCGAGCGGGAGACGATCGCCGACATGCACCGGGCCGGCCACTCGCTGCGGGCGATCGGGCGGGCTCTGGGACGGCCGGCGTCCACGGTCAAACGGGAGATCGACGCCCGGGCAGTCGACGGCGTCTACCGGCCGCACCGGGCCCAGCGGACCTGGGCCGAGAGCCGGTCACGGCCCAAGACCTCGAAGCTCGCCGCAGACGGGCCGCTGCGTCGATACGTTGAGGACAAGCTGCGCGAACGCTGGTCTCCAGAGCAGATCAGTCACGCTGTGGTCATCGAGTTCCCCGACGACGAGAGCATGCGGGTGAGTCCGGAGACGATCTACCAGGCCATCTACGTCCAGGCCCGAGGCGGCCTGCGCCGTGAGATCGCGGTCGCACTGCGCAGCGGTCGCACCCGCCGCAAGCCTCACCGCAGCCCGGAGCAGCGCACTCGCCGCTTCGTCGACGAGATGGTGATGATCTCCGAGCGGCCTGCCGAGGTGGAAGACCGGGCGGTTCCCGGCCACTGGGAAGGCGATCTGATCGTCGGTCCCCGCAGCGACAGCGCGATCGTCACCCTGGTCGAGCGCTCCACCCGCTACGTCATGCTCGGACACCTGCCCGGCGGACACACCGCCGAGGAAGTCCGCGACGTGCTGGTGCCGCTGATCCAGACCCTGCCCGAGCACCTGCGCGGCTCGCTGACCTGGGATCAGGGCTGCGAGATGGCCTCCCACAAGCAGCTCACCGTCGCCACGGGAGTGCCGGTCTACTTCTGCGATCCGCACTCCCCCTGGCAACGCGGGTCGAATGAGAACACGAACGGCCTGCTGCGGCAGTACTTCCCCAAGGGCACCGACCTGTCCGCGCACAGCGCCGAAGACCTCGAACACGTTGCCCAACAACTCAACGGCCGGCCACGCAAAACGCTCGGCTGGAGAACCCCAGCCGAGTGCCTGCGTGATCTACTGACAGCCGCGTAA
- a CDS encoding DUF4245 domain-containing protein, producing the protein MAGMQGKQKSARDMILSLGLIVLAAGVIWIFIPHDDGEPPVERVDYRVELLTAQRAAPYPVAAPQGLSEDWKPTSVRFRGDEFDAWHLGFHAPGGEYVAIEQSTQKPSTFIDDASQGARATEATQEIGGRTWTRYTGGRYDALVLHDADGMEGATTVVAGTGSFDQLGRMAAALKLS; encoded by the coding sequence GTGGCAGGTATGCAAGGCAAGCAGAAGTCGGCCCGGGACATGATCCTCTCCCTCGGGCTCATCGTGCTCGCGGCGGGCGTGATCTGGATCTTCATTCCGCACGACGACGGCGAACCCCCCGTCGAGCGGGTCGACTACCGGGTCGAGCTGCTCACCGCGCAGCGCGCGGCGCCGTACCCGGTGGCGGCGCCCCAGGGCCTCTCCGAGGACTGGAAGCCGACCTCCGTCCGCTTCCGGGGTGACGAGTTCGACGCATGGCACCTGGGCTTCCACGCCCCGGGCGGCGAGTACGTGGCGATCGAGCAGTCCACGCAGAAGCCGTCCACGTTCATCGACGACGCCAGCCAGGGGGCGCGGGCGACCGAGGCGACCCAGGAGATCGGCGGCCGGACGTGGACCCGGTACACGGGCGGCCGGTACGACGCGCTCGTGCTGCACGACGCGGACGGCATGGAGGGCGCGACGACGGTCGTGGCGGGCACGGGCTCGTTCGACCAGCTCGGCCGGATGGCGGCGGCGCTGAAGCTGAGCTGA
- a CDS encoding class II fumarate hydratase, with the protein MTDEQDRTGYRTEHDSMGEVRVPAHAKWRAQTQRAVENFPVSGQRIERAHIEALARIKGAAAKVNAELGVLDEDVAAAIQEAAGEVAEGKWDEHFPVDVFQTGSGTSSNMNTNEVVATLATERLGRDVHPNDHVNASQSSNDVFPSSIHIAATAAVTRDLIPALGHLAGALERKAEEFADVVKSGRTHLMDATPVTLGQEFGGYAAQVRYGIERLEASLPRLAELPLGGTAVGTGINTPPGFSAAVIEEVARATGLPLTEARDHFEAQGARDGIVETSGQLRTVAVGLTKIANDLRWMASGPRTGLAEISLPDLQPGSSIMPGKVNPVVPEAVLMVAAQVTGNDATVAAAGAAGNFELNVMLPVIAKNVLESVRLLANVSRLLADRTVDGIVAHRERAREYAESSPSVVTPLNRYIGYEEAAKVAKKALAERKTIRQVVLESGYVERGDLTNAQLDEALDVLRMTRP; encoded by the coding sequence ATGACCGACGAGCAGGACAGGACCGGGTACCGCACCGAGCACGACTCCATGGGCGAGGTGCGGGTGCCCGCCCACGCCAAGTGGCGGGCGCAGACCCAGCGGGCGGTGGAGAACTTCCCCGTCTCCGGGCAGCGCATCGAACGCGCCCACATCGAGGCGCTCGCCCGGATCAAGGGCGCGGCGGCCAAGGTCAACGCCGAGCTGGGGGTCCTGGACGAGGACGTCGCCGCCGCGATCCAGGAGGCGGCCGGTGAGGTCGCCGAGGGGAAGTGGGACGAGCACTTCCCCGTGGACGTGTTCCAGACGGGGTCGGGGACCTCGTCCAACATGAACACCAACGAGGTCGTCGCCACCCTCGCCACCGAGCGGCTCGGCCGGGACGTGCACCCCAACGACCACGTCAACGCCTCCCAGTCGTCCAACGACGTCTTCCCCTCCTCGATCCACATCGCCGCCACCGCCGCCGTCACCCGCGACCTGATCCCGGCCCTCGGCCACCTCGCCGGCGCCCTGGAGCGCAAGGCCGAGGAGTTCGCCGACGTGGTGAAGTCCGGGCGTACGCACCTCATGGACGCCACGCCGGTCACGCTGGGCCAGGAGTTCGGCGGGTACGCCGCCCAGGTGCGGTACGGCATCGAGCGGCTGGAGGCGTCCCTGCCCCGCCTCGCCGAGCTGCCGCTGGGCGGTACCGCGGTCGGCACCGGCATCAACACCCCGCCCGGCTTCTCCGCCGCCGTCATCGAGGAGGTGGCCCGCGCGACGGGGCTGCCGCTGACCGAGGCGCGCGACCACTTCGAGGCGCAGGGCGCGCGGGACGGCATCGTCGAGACGAGCGGTCAGCTCCGGACCGTCGCCGTCGGACTGACGAAGATCGCCAACGACCTGCGCTGGATGGCGTCCGGACCGCGGACCGGGCTCGCGGAGATCTCCCTGCCCGACCTCCAGCCCGGGTCGTCCATCATGCCCGGCAAGGTCAACCCGGTGGTCCCCGAGGCCGTGCTGATGGTCGCCGCCCAGGTCACCGGAAACGACGCGACGGTGGCCGCCGCCGGAGCGGCCGGCAACTTCGAGCTCAACGTCATGCTGCCGGTCATCGCCAAGAACGTACTGGAGTCGGTCCGGCTGCTCGCCAACGTCTCGCGGCTGCTGGCCGACCGGACCGTCGACGGCATCGTCGCCCACCGCGAACGGGCTCGCGAGTACGCCGAGTCCTCGCCGTCCGTGGTCACGCCGCTCAACAGGTACATCGGGTACGAAGAGGCCGCCAAGGTCGCGAAGAAGGCGCTGGCCGAGCGGAAGACGATCCGTCAGGTGGTGCTGGAGAGCGGGTACGTCGAGCGCGGCGATCTCACGAACGCGCAGTTGGACGAGGCGCTGGACGTGCTGCGGATGACCCGTCCGTGA
- a CDS encoding DUF1707 SHOCT-like domain-containing protein, which produces MDLQKHAQPQDAAPRGTAAHVSEMRASDADRDRVTDMLREALAEGRLTADEHAERVEGVLAARTVGELDGFVQDLPAAHAGRHRTAAPAPSRPTAGAIPAEPDENLVAVFSSAVRKGRWRASRRIHAYAVFGSVEIDLSEAVFEQQQVVIKAFSVFGSVEVRVPENVSLRGAGGGVLGSFEVHTLDSAEVEAPVVYVDGWAVLGSVEARPKRGKVVADILDRVHRKVEKGLRKHL; this is translated from the coding sequence GTGGACCTTCAGAAGCACGCCCAACCGCAGGACGCGGCACCGCGCGGCACCGCAGCGCACGTCTCCGAGATGCGCGCCTCGGACGCCGACCGGGACCGCGTCACCGACATGTTGCGCGAGGCCCTCGCCGAGGGGCGGCTCACCGCCGATGAGCACGCCGAGCGCGTCGAGGGCGTGCTGGCCGCCAGGACGGTCGGTGAGCTGGACGGCTTCGTGCAGGACCTGCCCGCCGCGCACGCCGGACGGCACCGGACCGCCGCCCCGGCCCCCAGCCGCCCCACCGCCGGTGCCATCCCGGCCGAACCCGACGAGAACCTGGTGGCGGTGTTCAGCAGCGCCGTCCGCAAGGGCCGCTGGCGGGCGAGCCGCCGCATCCACGCGTACGCGGTCTTCGGCAGCGTCGAGATAGATCTCAGTGAGGCGGTCTTCGAGCAACAGCAGGTCGTGATCAAGGCGTTCTCCGTCTTCGGCAGCGTCGAGGTGCGCGTCCCGGAGAACGTGTCGTTGCGCGGCGCGGGCGGCGGCGTGCTCGGCAGCTTCGAGGTCCACACGCTCGACTCGGCCGAGGTCGAGGCCCCCGTCGTCTACGTGGACGGCTGGGCCGTGCTGGGCAGTGTCGAGGCGCGGCCCAAGCGCGGCAAGGTCGTCGCGGACATCCTCGACCGGGTGCACCGCAAGGTCGAGAAGGGTTTGCGCAAGCACCTGTAG
- a CDS encoding WhiB family transcriptional regulator — MLQPPHSSLQVAAVPAQRVPVRDRDQDAPWHTEAVCRRDEAGLFFAPSKEPTAARLSREEAAKRVCARCPVMVECREHALLQPEPYGVWGGLTAAERRVVLARRRRRDVELKKTARTTGHIAAAG, encoded by the coding sequence GTGCTGCAACCGCCGCATTCGTCCCTGCAGGTAGCCGCCGTTCCGGCCCAGCGGGTGCCCGTGCGGGACAGGGACCAAGACGCTCCCTGGCACACCGAGGCGGTGTGCCGGCGCGACGAGGCCGGACTGTTCTTCGCACCTTCCAAGGAACCCACCGCCGCCCGGCTCTCCCGCGAGGAGGCGGCCAAGCGCGTCTGCGCGCGCTGTCCGGTCATGGTCGAGTGCCGCGAGCACGCCCTCCTGCAGCCCGAGCCCTACGGCGTCTGGGGCGGCCTCACCGCCGCCGAGCGCCGTGTGGTCCTGGCCCGGCGCCGCCGCCGCGACGTCGAGCTCAAGAAGACCGCCCGCACGACGGGCCACATAGCGGCGGCCGGTTAG
- a CDS encoding DUF4287 domain-containing protein, translating to MTATVKGPASYFPSIEKKYGRPVAEWKELIRSSPLTKHMELVAWLKAEHALGHGHANALVAHTLAEDTAK from the coding sequence ATGACCGCCACCGTGAAGGGCCCCGCCTCCTACTTCCCGTCGATCGAGAAGAAGTACGGCCGCCCGGTCGCGGAGTGGAAGGAGCTGATCCGCTCCTCGCCGCTCACCAAGCACATGGAGCTCGTCGCCTGGCTCAAGGCCGAGCACGCACTGGGCCACGGGCACGCCAACGCGCTCGTCGCGCACACCCTGGCCGAGGACACCGCCAAGTAG
- the glpX gene encoding class II fructose-bisphosphatase, with protein MTEHHLPSELDVPSEAPDRNLAMELVRVTEAAAMAAGRWVGRGDKNGADGAAVRAMRTLVHTVSMNGVVVIGEGEKDEAPMLFNGERVGDGTGAEVDIAVDPIDGTTLTANGMTNAIAVLAAAERGSMFDPSAVFYMDKLVTGPDAADFVDINAPVSVNIRRIAKAKRRTPEDVTVVILDRPRHQGLIKEVRETGARIKLISDGDVAGSILALREGTGIDLLLGVGGTPEGIISACAVKCLGGTIQGKLWPKDDEERQRAVDAGHDLDRVLTTDDLVSGDNVFFVATGITDGELLRGVRYRSETATTDSIVMRSKSGTVRRIDSEHRLSKLRAYSAIDFDRAK; from the coding sequence ATGACCGAGCATCATCTGCCGTCCGAGTTGGACGTCCCCTCAGAGGCCCCCGACCGCAACCTCGCCATGGAACTGGTGCGGGTCACCGAAGCCGCGGCGATGGCCGCCGGCCGCTGGGTCGGGCGCGGTGACAAGAACGGCGCCGACGGCGCCGCGGTGCGCGCCATGCGGACCCTCGTCCACACCGTCTCGATGAACGGCGTCGTCGTCATCGGCGAGGGCGAGAAGGACGAGGCGCCGATGCTCTTCAACGGAGAGCGGGTCGGCGACGGCACCGGGGCCGAGGTCGACATCGCCGTCGACCCGATCGACGGCACCACGCTGACCGCCAACGGCATGACCAACGCGATCGCGGTGCTGGCCGCCGCCGAACGCGGCTCCATGTTCGACCCGTCCGCGGTCTTCTACATGGACAAGCTGGTCACCGGGCCTGATGCCGCCGACTTCGTCGACATCAACGCGCCTGTGTCCGTGAACATCCGCCGGATCGCCAAGGCCAAGCGGCGCACCCCCGAGGACGTCACCGTCGTCATCCTCGACCGGCCCCGCCACCAGGGCCTCATCAAGGAGGTCCGGGAGACCGGCGCCCGCATCAAGCTGATCTCCGACGGCGACGTGGCCGGCTCGATCCTGGCGCTGCGCGAGGGCACCGGCATCGACCTGCTGCTCGGCGTCGGCGGCACGCCGGAGGGCATCATCTCGGCCTGCGCCGTGAAGTGCCTGGGCGGCACCATCCAGGGCAAGCTGTGGCCCAAGGACGACGAGGAGCGGCAGCGCGCGGTCGACGCCGGGCACGACCTGGACCGGGTGCTGACCACCGACGACCTGGTCTCCGGGGACAACGTCTTCTTCGTCGCGACCGGCATCACCGACGGTGAGCTGCTGCGCGGGGTGCGGTACCGGTCCGAGACCGCCACGACCGACTCGATCGTGATGCGGTCCAAGTCGGGCACCGTGCGGCGGATCGACTCCGAGCACCGGCTGAGCAAGCTGCGGGCCTACAGCGCGATCGACTTCGACCGGGCGAAGTGA